A region of bacterium DNA encodes the following proteins:
- a CDS encoding AI-2E family transporter, producing MEIKKFGFFFLLGIILALAFKFYSSISGFIPAIATACVLAHLLNPIYLYFLKITRKRSISASFVLSIIFLVVLVPLIFLAFAIQKQVQYLLSQEAIEQLQYALQNFYDTLYLNYGIHLSYKSITNISSRLVTGFQETVTAFGPKMIVSITRLVLYVFVTFFLMFYLLKNSTAVVNSFRDYFPLSYRNCDILLKEMGKATKTLILGQLLIAVMQGSLGAIGFLVFGVPGAFLWGFAMMITSFIPFLGSVVVWLPACVVLLVKEEFFKCIGLFLWGMLIVGTSDNLIRPKLTSALGKIHPVTVLLGVFIGIKEWGFIGLVIGPLFISVLIILIKMFREEYLSE from the coding sequence ATGGAAATAAAAAAGTTTGGTTTCTTCTTTCTGCTGGGTATTATTCTGGCGCTTGCATTCAAATTCTATTCCTCGATATCCGGTTTCATACCGGCGATTGCAACCGCCTGTGTCCTTGCGCATCTGTTGAACCCCATTTACCTCTATTTTTTGAAAATAACCCGGAAGAGATCGATCTCCGCTTCGTTTGTTCTGAGCATTATTTTTCTGGTGGTGCTGGTTCCTCTTATTTTTCTTGCTTTTGCCATTCAGAAGCAGGTTCAGTATCTCCTGTCCCAGGAAGCAATCGAACAACTCCAGTACGCCCTCCAGAACTTTTATGACACGCTGTATCTCAATTACGGTATTCATCTTTCCTATAAATCCATTACGAATATATCGTCACGGCTCGTGACCGGTTTCCAGGAGACGGTCACTGCGTTCGGCCCGAAAATGATAGTGAGCATCACCAGACTTGTGTTATATGTGTTCGTAACATTTTTCCTTATGTTTTATCTGCTTAAAAACTCCACAGCAGTTGTCAACAGTTTTCGCGATTATTTCCCCTTAAGCTACAGAAATTGCGATATTCTTCTCAAGGAAATGGGTAAAGCGACCAAGACACTCATTCTGGGGCAGCTTCTTATCGCCGTCATGCAGGGTTCACTCGGGGCTATAGGGTTCCTCGTATTCGGTGTTCCGGGTGCATTTCTATGGGGATTCGCCATGATGATCACGTCCTTTATACCGTTTCTCGGGTCTGTTGTGGTCTGGCTGCCTGCATGTGTTGTCCTCCTTGTCAAGGAAGAGTTTTTTAAATGCATCGGCCTTTTCCTCTGGGGTATGCTCATCGTCGGAACATCCGACAATCTTATACGTCCCAAATTGACCAGCGCGCTTGGCAAGATCCACCCTGTTACCGTTCTTTTAGGCGTGTTCATCGGCATAAAGGAATGGGGATTCATCGGACTGGTTATCGGGCCGCTGTTTATCTCGGTGCTCATCATCCTCATCAAAATGTTCCGCGAAGAATACCTTTCCGAATAA
- a CDS encoding CHASE2 domain-containing protein, which yields MNRVREIISAVLFGIFVALLVYAASQTVVYRPFLRLQNAVDDSHFVRRFKIHGTEGLETERIVIIDIDNRSIQALGRFELWPRRLFGTVIANLKQEGAELVFLDVILKEGGFRHDNDVLAESVRNAGNVISGYYFNLDVPSIRQMPLDPVLNQQFSSSVLEPGPLTKNQFIKAEQFFLPYRELMNSVKGMGFTNYVPDPDGVLRHIPLYIKYGRRLYPSASLQMWMYLKGIYPSQVAIRPDGLIFGKNRIPTDRHCFMRLNYSGTRSSFTTVSFLDVLNNDFTPGMFTGKIVLIGSGAEKLRDLKQIPGFRSVPGVEVHATALSTLLSGHFLHVTTGNVIFIITLLSGIVSSMVFLFAPTMKVGLPVVLGLPLGLYLVSVYSFVYHSRLVNITLPSFVIALLFIVITIYRVIEDHGNGNGSDENSIPQADHSLTDS from the coding sequence ATGAATCGAGTGAGGGAGATCATTTCAGCGGTTTTATTCGGTATCTTTGTCGCGCTTCTGGTTTATGCCGCTTCACAGACGGTTGTGTACCGTCCTTTTCTACGGCTGCAGAATGCCGTCGACGACAGCCATTTTGTACGCCGCTTCAAAATCCATGGGACAGAGGGCCTCGAAACCGAACGGATTGTCATCATCGATATCGACAACCGTTCCATACAGGCCCTGGGCAGATTCGAGCTGTGGCCGAGAAGGCTTTTCGGAACGGTTATCGCCAATCTGAAGCAGGAAGGCGCCGAGCTCGTGTTCCTCGATGTTATTCTCAAGGAAGGCGGATTCCGTCACGATAATGATGTCCTTGCGGAATCAGTACGGAATGCAGGCAATGTAATTTCCGGATACTATTTCAATCTCGATGTTCCGAGCATACGGCAGATGCCGCTCGATCCCGTGCTCAACCAGCAGTTTTCCTCGAGCGTTCTCGAACCCGGGCCGCTTACAAAAAACCAGTTCATCAAGGCCGAGCAATTCTTCCTGCCTTACCGCGAGCTCATGAATTCTGTCAAGGGCATGGGATTTACCAATTATGTGCCCGATCCCGATGGTGTTCTCAGGCACATTCCCCTCTATATCAAATACGGGCGGAGACTGTATCCGTCGGCTTCTCTCCAGATGTGGATGTATCTTAAAGGCATTTATCCCTCGCAGGTCGCTATCAGACCGGATGGACTCATTTTCGGAAAGAATCGTATACCCACCGACAGACACTGCTTCATGCGGCTCAATTACAGCGGAACGAGATCGTCTTTTACCACCGTTTCGTTTCTTGATGTGCTCAATAATGATTTCACCCCCGGGATGTTTACCGGGAAGATAGTCCTGATCGGATCGGGTGCGGAAAAACTCCGTGACCTCAAGCAGATACCCGGTTTCAGATCGGTTCCGGGAGTCGAGGTTCATGCGACTGCCCTTTCGACACTGCTCAGCGGGCATTTTCTGCATGTTACCACGGGGAATGTTATTTTTATAATTACCCTTCTGAGCGGTATTGTATCGAGCATGGTTTTTTTATTCGCTCCGACGATGAAGGTCGGGCTGCCGGTTGTACTGGGCCTTCCCCTCGGATTGTATCTCGTTTCGGTATATAGCTTTGTCTATCACTCCCGCCTCGTCAATATCACTCTCCCATCGTTTGTCATTGCTCTGCTTTTCATTGTCATCACGATTTACCGTGTCATCGAGGATCATGGGAACGGGAACGGCAGCGATGAAAACAGTATCCCGCAAGCCGACCATTCCCTCACGGACTCCTGA
- a CDS encoding HigA family addiction module antitoxin: MTVKKMEPIHPGEILLEEFLKPMGLSQNRIALDMRVPARRINEIVLGKRRITTDTALRLAKYFTMSPQFWLGLQLDYDLDVALDEMEDRIDKEVQPLEIP, encoded by the coding sequence ATGACTGTGAAAAAAATGGAACCAATTCACCCTGGCGAAATTCTCCTCGAAGAATTTTTGAAGCCAATGGGGCTTAGCCAGAATCGAATCGCGCTCGATATGAGAGTTCCGGCTCGACGAATTAACGAAATTGTTCTTGGCAAACGGCGGATTACTACGGATACCGCATTAAGATTAGCCAAATACTTTACCATGTCGCCCCAGTTCTGGCTTGGCTTGCAACTGGATTATGACCTGGATGTCGCTCTGGATGAAATGGAAGACAGGATTGATAAAGAAGTTCAGCCGTTAGAGATTCCATAA